ATCGGGAGAGATCATAGAAACTCCGATTACAGCCAATTTCCGTGAGGGGCTCTCTCCGCTTCAGTACTTTATCTCAACCCACGGCGCTCGTAAGGGATTAGCCGATACGGCTCTAAAAACCGCCAACTCCGGTTATCTTACAAGGAGACTGGTCGATGTGGCCCAGGATGTGATAATTACCGAGGAGGACTGCGGCACTGATGACGGAATTATGATAACTGCCCTTATCGAAGGCGGTGAGATAATACAGCCCCTTGAGGAAAGACTGCTTGGGAGAATCTCTGCTGAGGACATCCGTGACCCTGTAACTAAGGAGATTATTCTGCCACGAAACGGCGACATAGATGAAGAGATGGTTATACGAATAGTTGAGGCCGGTATAGACAGGGTCAAGATTCGTTCCGTGCTGACCTGCCAGACACGCTTTGGTATCTGTATGAACTGCTATGGCAGGGATTTGGCAAGAAACGAGCGGATTCAAATGGCCGAGGCTGTGGGAATCATAGCGGCACAGTCTATCGGAGAGCCAGGAACGCAGCTTACCATGAGAACCTTCCACATCGGTGGTGCTGCTACAAAGATAATTGAGCAGGCAGTCCTTAGCGTTAAGCACTCGGGGACAGTCAAGTTTGTTGATGTTAACTCTGTCATAAACCGTGACGGATTGCACGTGGTAATGAACCGCAACGCTTTTATAGCGGTTGTGGATGAAAGTGGCCGTGAGAGGGAAAAACACAACATCGTGTATGCTGCGAAATTGCTCGTAAAGGATGGCGATAAAGTACAGATCGGGCAAAAGATAGCCGAGTGGGACCCGTATTCCACCTCGATTTTGACTGAGGTTGGAGGACGTGTTGCGTGGGGAGACGTTGAGGAGGGTGTGACGGTTAAGGAACAGGTTGACGAAATAACCGGACTTTCCCATAAACTCATAGTGGACTTTCCTACGCATTTAGACCTGAGGCCAAGAATTTCGATAAAGGATGAGCACGGGAAAGCGACTCTGAAACTCTCCAGCGGCATACCAGCGCGTTACATGCTCCCAGTAGGGTCAAACATTCTGGTAGAAAAAAACGATCTTGTCGCTCCCGGAGATGTTTTAGCGAAAATTCCAAGAGAGACTGTTAAGACAAAGGACATAACCGGAGGTCTTCCCAGAGTTGCCGAATTATTTGAAGCACGTAAACCAAAAGAGCCCACTCTTGTTTCAGAAATAGACGGCGTTGTGGAGTTTGTATCAACACAAAAGGGCTCACGAATGGTTAAAGTGCGCGGCGGGGATGTGGTTAAGGAGTACACAATCCCAAAGGGTAAGCATGTGACGGTTCACGAGGGTGACTGGGTAAAAGCCGGCGAGGCTCTTATGGATGGCGCTGTAAATCCCCATGATATTTTAGACATCCTGGGTCCTACAGAGCTTCAGCGCTATCTTGTGGATGAGGTTCAGAAGGTTTACCGCTTGCAGGGTGTTTCAATTAACGACAAGCACATAGAGATAATCATCCGGCAGATGATGAGAAAGGTGCGCATAGAAGACCCCGGTGACACTGAGCTTATGATAGGCGATCAGGTGGACAGGATGGAGTTTCAGGAGCTAAACGCTGTAATAATGTCTGACGGTAAGAGGCCTGCAATAGGTAAGCCTCTGCTTCTTGGCATAACAAAGGCCTCACTGACTACCTACAGCTGGGTATCTGCAGCATCGTTTCAGGAAACCACACGGGTGCTCACAGACGCGGCCCTTAGCGGCGGAGTGGATGAGTTACGTGGCCTAAAGGAAAATGTCATCATGGGCAAAATAATCCCGTGCGGCACTGGTATGGAAAAGTACAGAAACACGTACGTAAAGCGCGAATCGGATGAAATAAAGAAGGAACTGGAAGTGCAACAGGAAGAGGTGGATGTGCATGATGAACCGGTGTTAGAAACATAATATATTAAGGGAGGGCACTGCCCTCCCTTAAATCCACCCATATCCCCCTAACCCCTGGTTTTTGGCAGCTTTTGGCTGCTGCTTGCTATAAAACGGAGACAATAATGTGATACATCAGCCCGCAGGAGAGTTAAGAAAGCAGCTTATAATATCGGCATCACTGTTATTTGCGATACTGACCACAGGAACATTTGGTTACATGGCTGTAGAGGGATGGAATGCGTTTGATTCTTTTTATATGGTGGTTATAACGCTTGCAACAATTGGTTTTCAGGAAGTTCATCCGCTTAGCAACGAGGGGCGGGCTTTTACGATTTTTTTAATTTTTTCAGGAGTTGGAATATTAGCTTACAATGTCAACGTGGCTTTGCGGGCATTGTTTGAAGGGGAGTTTCAAAAAATCCTCGGGAGGAGGAAGTTGGAAAAAAAGATAAAAGAGATCAAGGATCACTATATAATCTGCGGTTTTGGCAGAATGGGCAGGATAATATGCAAGGAGTTAAGGTCATGCTGGGTGCCTTTTGTCGTCATAGATCAGGAAATTGCAAAACCTGATGAGGATGAGGACTATTTGTTTTTAGCCGGAGATGCAACACACGATGAGGTTTTAAAGATGGCTGGTATAGAGAGAGCAAAGGGAATAGTCTCGGTGTTGTCAACCGATGCGAATAATCTTTTTGTAGTGTTGTCAGCGCGTGTGTTAAATCCATCTTTAAAGATAGTGGCAAGAGCAGTGGAGGAAAGCACTGAATTGAAGCTTCTCAGGGCAGGGGCTGACAGAGTGGTGGCGCCATACAATATAGGAGGGCTTAAGATAGCGCAAACTATACTTAAGCCAGCTGTAGTGGATTTTTTGGAGTTTGCCACTTTAAGCGGTAACATAGCGCTTCAGATGGAGGAGATTCCGGTAAAAGGGACATCGGTGTTTGTAGAAAGAACTGTTGCAGAGACAGAAATTGGAAGAAAGTTTGGCATTATAATAGTAGCCATAAAGCGCTCAGACGGAGAAATGTTGTTTAATCCAACCCATAAAACCATAATCAAAACCGGCGATGTTCTCATAGCCCTTGGAGAGGTAAATAAACTTAACGAGGTAGAAAAGCTTGCGGGTAATTAAACTTCTTACTTGCTAATTCTATTTAAAAGATGATTAAACTTGACAAAAAGACTGCATGTGAATTACCATCATCAGAGAAACATAATCAATCTTTTGAGATTGTAAAAACATATAAACGGAGGAAAACATGGGAACAGTAAAGTACACTGAGCTTGGTCTTGTTAACACCAAAGAGATGTTCAAAAAAGCCATGGAAGGACACTATGCCATTCCGGCTTATAATTTCAATAATCTTGAGCAGCTTCAAGCCATCGTTATTGGATGTGTTGAGTCTAAATCACCAGTTATAGTACAGGTATCAAGCGGAGCAAGAAAGTATGCCAATCAGACACTTTTGCGTTATCTGGCAATGGGTGCGGTACAGATGATGAAAGATATGGGCGGCAATATCCCAATAGCCCTTCACCTTGACCACGGAGACACGTTTGAACTGTGTAAATCATGTGTGGATACTGGTTTTTCCTCAGTAATGATAGACGGCTCTCATCACCCCTATGATGAAAACGTAGCGCTTACTAAAAAAGTTGTTGAATATGCCCATGCCAACAACGTGACGGTAGAGGGAGAGCTTGGCGTGTTAGCCGGTATTGAGGACGATGTGTCGTCAGAGGTCAGCCACTATACAAAGCCTGAAGAGGTTGAGGATTTTGTAAAAAAGACCGGAGTGGACAGTCTTGCTATATCAATTGGAACATCGCATGGAGCATTCAAGTTTAAAGTAAAGCCTGGTGAGGAGCCACCGCCTCTTCGTTTTGATATTTTAGAGGAGGTACAAAAGAGAATACCTGGTTTTCCGATAGTCCTTCACGGCGCATCCTCAGTTATTCAGGAGTACGTGGAAATGATAAATAAGTATGGTGGAAAGATGGATAACGCAGTAGGCGTCTCAGAGGAGCAATTAAGAAGAGCAGCTAGCTCAAACGTTTGCAAGATAAACATAGATAGTGACGGAAGGCTGGCAGTTACTGCAATAATAAGAAAAGTTTTTGCCGAAAAACCTGGAGAGTTTGATCCAAGAAAGTACCTGGGACCGGCCAGAGACGAACTGGTAAAGATGATAAAGTACAAAAACGAAAAAGTGTTAGGAAGCGCCGGTAAGGCTTAGTTTCAAATAAAGAAGGGGAAGGACACTGTCCTTCCCCTTACGTAAATTACATTTTTAGAAAAACTATTGTATTTCCTATTTTAGCTCGTCAAGCAGCCCTTTTACCGCCTCTAACAGTTCCTCAGGGTTTACGGGCTTATCCAAAAACAGCTCAGGGAGCGATATGTATGGTTTTATTTTTGCATCTTTATCGCGGAACTGTTCTATCATCCGTTCTCTTTCAAATAACAGCATTTTACGATAAGATGTAAAGCGCAGGAAAAACTTGTCTATCTTACTATCTACACTATCCAATAGCCCCTGCATCTCTTTTATTATATCCTCGTTATCTATCTCATTTCGCGCCTGCTCAATAAAAGCCATTGCAGAGCTTAATATGATGACGGGTATGTTTCGTAATTCTTTTCTGCTTTTTAAATCCTGTAGGGTACTTATTCCATTTTTCCGTGGCATCATTATATCCAATATAATAATGTCCGGCTTTTCTTCTTTTGCCTTTTTAAATCCCACCTCTCCGTTTTCTGCTAAAAGCACAGAATACCCGTTCTGTTCTAACACTATAGAAAGGAATTTCCTTGCGGCCTCGTCATCATCCACTACCAACACTCGTTTACTCATAACACTCCTCCTTTTGTCTAATTTTTTTTAATTTAATATTTAAACTAATTTGCTTAAAAGCTCCTTTTTAGCAAGCGGGAGCTTTATTTGAAACGTTGTACCTTTTCCTATCTCTGAATATACATCCAGTTTTCCGCCATGTTCTTTTATTATTTTCTTTGTTATTGAAAGCCCAAGTCCGTTACCCCTTGAGTGTTTTGTAGAGTAAAACAGGTTATATATGCGTGCGATATCCTCTTGTTTAATACCGCATCCGTTGTCCTCCACCTCTATGACGGCACAGCTCTCGCCTGTAAAATGAGTGCGCACAGCCACCCGTCCAAATTCACAGTCATCTGCTGTGAATATCTTATCTTTACAAGCATCCACGGCATTAGAAAGCAGATTCAGGACGGCAGTGTGAAGAGCATATTGATCAAACAACACATCGGGCAGTGTTTCATCAGTTTCAGCAGTTATCTCAACAGGTTTGCTCTCTGTAGAAGTGTGCTTGACTTCATAAGATTTGACAATTTCATTTATCAGTGTGTTTAGTGAGCCAGGCTTTAACTGAAGCTTATTAAACCGGGACAGACTAAGCAGATCGGACGTAAGAGTTTCCATTCTGGAAATACCAATTTTCGTTATATCCCAGCCCTGTTTTACCAAATCCACATTATTGCTTTTCAGTGCAGAATCTATTAAGTATTTGCCGCCTTTAAGTGCATTAAGAATGTTCTTGGCACCGTGCATTATCTGCGATATTGCAAGTCCCATTGCTGCCTGTTGTGCCTGTTGAGCGGCTATTTTTTCTGCCTCAAGCCGTTTTTGAAATTCCTCGGCAAGCGCCTTGCCAGCTTTCTCTAAATCCATGATGTCTCTGTAAGAGCGCAGGCAGGTAATAAGCGCTGTATATAACTTTTGTATGGTTAGATCGCTCTTTTCCAAAAATCCGTTAATATCATAATCAACGATTACTGACTTTTCAGGAGCAATACCGGGCTGCCCGGTTCTTAACAAAATCCTTACGTAACGATTTTTTAACTCATCCCTGATGTACTTAACAAGATTTAAGCCTGCAAGATCATCCTCCATGACCACATCAAGAAGTATAACAGCTGTGTCTGCGTTATCGCATAGAATCAACTTTGCCTGAGCAGCAGAAAATGCAAACAGAAGTTCTAACTCCTTGTCCTGAAAAACAAAACCTGCAAGCGCCGACTTTGTAGCCCTCTGAAGCTCAGCGTCATCATCTACAACTAACACTTTCCAGAAATCTCTGACAGTGCCAGCCTCTCCGGCTCTGTCATCCTCCTCAAAAAACGAATATGCATCTTCTGTGTCTTTCATAATCAATTCTCTTTAATTAAGCCGCGGCGGCGGCACAATAAGTCAGGAGACCTCCTTCGGTATAGTAATAACAAAAGTGGTTCCATCACCCTCCACACTCTCACAGTATATATCGCCTTTCAGCGTCTGTGCAACTATATTATAAACAATATGCAAACCAAGCCCGCTGTTACCGCCCTTACGGTTAGTTGTAAAAAAGGGATCAAAGATTTTACCCAGAGTACCCTCCGGAATCCCTTTACCATTGTCTTTAAACATTAAGACCACGTTATTGAAGTTTTCTATAATGCTAATGTTGATTGTTCCATTAAAATCCTCGTTAAACGCATGTATAAACGAATTCATTATAAGATTGGTCATTATCTGAGCGATAGCTCCGGGATAGTTATCCAGCTCTATCTCTCTGTCGCAATGAATGTGTATCTTATGTGGAGTTTTTTTGATCATAGGTTTTAAACTCATGATAATCTCCTCCACGTACTCCTTAAGTTTAAATATGCGCCTCTGGTGGCTTGTCTGGTCGCCTGACACCATCTTAAAACTCTTTACCATAGCGGAGGAACGCAGAAGATTTTTAACGATAATATCACTGTCCTCTAAAGCTACATCAAAATACTGCTCTATTTTAGACTTTGAGAGCTTGTTGCCATGAAATAATTGATGAACCTCACGGGTTTTTTCCTGCAGGTGTGAGGCTGAGAGGACGCTGGAACCGATAGGGGTATTTATCTCATGCGCCACCCCTGAGACAAGCTGTCCAAGGGCTGCCATTTTTTCCGACTGTATAATTTTCTCGGTACTGAGTTTTAGCATATAGTTTGTTTGTTTTAGCTCCTCAAGAAGGCGTATCTGTTTTTCCTCAGCCTCTTTTCGCTCAGAAGTATCATTAAAGACGACAACAGCACCAACTAATTGTTGATTTTCATCAAAGATTGGCGTTGACACATATTCTACAGGAAAACTTGAGCCGTCCTTTCTCCAAAACACTTTATCATTAACACGGTAAACGACTCCGTCTTTAAAAGTCTTATGAATGTGGCAATCGCTATCGGTACAGTTTGAGAAGTCAGGGTAATTATGGTGAATGATGCTGTGGTTGTGCTTTCCAAGCAGCTCCCCCGGAGTCCATCCGAGCATCTTAGCGGCAGCTGGGTTTAAAAACGAAATCATTCCGTTACTGTTAAGCCCGTAAATCCCCTCACCGGCAGAGTTTAGTATCAGTTCGTGTTGTATCTTTAGTTTAACTAACGCCTCCTCTGCACCCCTTCTGGCTATAATGCCGGCAAGTGTGTTTGAAACAGCAGTTAAAAACTCCTCTTCTATATGAGCCTTTTTATGTCCATCCTTTAAGTACAGGTTAAATATGCCGAGAAGCTTACCCTCAAGTTTTATAGGTACACAAAAATGCCCGTGTTGAGTCATTTTATCAAAAGTAATGTCATGTCTGTCATCTATACAATCTGCAAAAACCGTCTTACTGATGGCTGCTGCCCTGCCGCAAAGACATTTGCCAAACGGCACCTCATTACAGGCTATCAGGAGCTCCTCTGAAAAACCCTTTTGAACCTTTAACTGCAAAACTTCAGCATTTTCTTTGACAAGAAAAATTGCCCCCTTAGATTCAAATTTTAACCATGGCAAAGTTATGATTGTTTCTAAAATCCTGTCCATTTGCTCAGTGAGGGAAATCGGTTCAAGTGAAATTCTCAGGATGGTGTTTAGTACGCTCTGGATTTGATACTGAAACACATGGTCTTTTTCAACCATGTTGTTATATAGTGCTATCTTTATAGCAGCATAAAGAGCGCTGTCATGGAATGGTTTTAAGATATAGCCGTAGGGGTTTGTTCTTTCAACCCGCCTGAGTATTGCCTCATCGGCATATGCGGTAAGATAAATTACTGGGATGTTGTACTTTTCCCTTATTCGCTTTGACGTCTCTATGCCGTCAATATCCCCCTCGATGTTAATATCCATCAAAATTAAATCCGGGGGTGTTTCCTCAACGATTGCAATGGCATCAACTCCGGTACTTACTGTGGCTGCAACCTTATAGCCCCAGCCCTGAAGCAAATTCCTAATATGCAGTGATACCACCGCCTCATTATCCACTACAAGAATACTCTTTTTCAGCATGATACCTATTATATAATAAATCTGTTCTTTTAGTAATAATATTAAAAGAGCCGCAGCATAAACATTTGGTCGCTCACCGGCGAAAGGACACTCGGTAACTAAACAACAGTGCTTTGTATGAGCCGCTGTATTTTCGTAATATGAGATATAAGCTACCCTCCCCTTTCTGCCCGTAGTCGTCAGGACAGAAAGAGAGAGGGCTCTTAATCTAAGCTTCCAGTTCAACCTTTACTACTATAGCAATTCTATATAAAGCTGTTAAAATCAACAGCCCTATTGACCATATGCCTGCAGTCACTAATAACTCATTTAACGTTGGCCAATACTCAGTAATCTTCTCAAGCGGATTTGGCACAAACCCTCCAATAACAAAACCAAACCCTTTGTCAATCCACAGTGATACATGCACGAAGATGCAAGCAATAACCAGTGTTACCTGATTCGTACGTGTAGCTGGTATCAACAGCATGAAAACCGCAGTTATGGCTAGCAATGTTGAAAACCACATCAATGGAATCAATTTTCCGTGGCTTTCAAGGCCAAAATACAGATACTTGAATGACTGCATATGACCCGGTATGTGGCTATAAAAAGCTGTAAAAAGCTCTAACCCTACAAAGAATATGCTAACAATCAAGGCATAAGTAACTATCGTTACAAGTCCCTTTATTGCTCTGTCTCCCGGATCAAACTTAGTTATTTTTTTAATTAAAAGACACAATAGCACCAACAAGGCAGGACCACTGGCAAATGCTGAAGAGAGGAATCGAACCGCCATAATTGCTGATAACCAAAAATGCCTTGCCGGCAAACCTGCATACAGAAAAGCCGTTACAGTGTGAATGCTAAAGGCCCACGGTATGGATAAAAATACAAGCGGTTTTATCCACTTTGGCGGGTGGACTAATTTGTAATGTGCGCTTAGTGACACCCATCCAACGACAATGTTAAGCATCAGATAACCGCTTAATACAATCATGTCCCAGAACATTACAGAGTTAGGGGTTGGGTGGAGAATTACGTTAAGGATACGTGTGGGCTGGCCCATATCAACAAAAATAAATAGCATACACATTATAACAGAAGGGATCGCCAGAAATTCACCTAATATTGTTATTCTGCCAAATCTCTTAAAATCGTGCAAATAGTATGGCAATACAACCATAACTGCAGATGCCGCCACACCTACAAAGAAGGTGAATTGGGCTATATAAAAACCCCATGAAACATCACGGCTCATACCGGTTAGGCCTAAACCATAGTGATACTGTCTTATGTAGCATGCGACGCCTACAAGGATTACCGCCAGTAAAAAGCATATCCAGGCCCAGTAATATTTACTGCCTGACAGAGCCTTTTCAATCATTTTTAGCTACCTCCTATTACATAATAGACACCAGGGAACGTACCTAAGTCAGGTTTGCGGGTGATAGTGAATTTGGAGCGGAGAGTTTTTCTGACATTAGAATTCTCATCCTTTAAGTCTCCAAAAATAAGTGCACCATTTGAGGCCTCAACGCAAGCAGGCAGCTCACCTCTGTATAATCTATCTGCACAGAAATTGCACTTTTCAACCACTCCCTTAGTTCTGGTAGGGTATGAGGGGTTAATGTTTTTTATAAATGGACGCGGATCTCTCCAATTGAAACTCCTTGCTCCATAAGGACATGCAGCCATACAAAACCTGCACCCAATACAGCGGTGGTAGTCCATAACAACTAAACCGTCTTCACGTTTAAAAGTTGCCTTTGTGGGACACACCCTGACACAGGGCGGATTATCACAGTTGTTACACAGGACTAAAAATTTCATTTTTTCTATGCTTTCGGTCAAATAGCCGTTATAACTATCAGGAAAGGCGTTCTCATATTTCTCAGCCCATATCCACTTTATCTCATGCTTTTCACTTTCCATCTGCGGTATATTATGGGTCTTGTTACATGCTTCTATACATTTGTTGTAACTTTCCTCAGTTGGGAAGGCTTTCATATCCACTACCATAGCCCATCTTTTAGCAGACTTAGCCATACCTTCTTTAAGCTCAGGTGAGGCTTCAAGTTCACCGGGAGCTAAAACCTTAAACAGCGGCGAACCTAAAAGTCCTAAAAGTCCTGTTGCTCCGGCTGCTTTTAGAAATTGTCTTCTATCTATACTCATAACTTGTTCTCCTTCTGAGCAACATGACAATCCCAGCAATAGACACTCACAGAGGCATATGTGTGGCATCTGTCGCAAAACTCACTCTTGTTTGAGTGACAATGCAAACATGTTAATTGAAGGCTTTTTTCATACATTACACCATCAATTTTGCCGAACTCTCTATGGTTGCCGCGGACTACATCATCTCTCCAGCTGTTTAGTATCTTCATGTGTTCATGTCTCATTTGCTCTTTTGGCAGTATGCACTGCTTAACAGTCATGTTGTCTATGACTGGGGTATTTAGCTTTACATTTACATCTGTCGGAGTCTTTACCTTATTATAGATAAAGGGAAAGCTGACAATTACAATAAAAACAACTAACACATAGATTATCTTGTTTTTGTCAGACATCTTCACTATCCTCCTTTGCATCACCGTCCTCAGCTCCTGAAAGCGGTTCACCCCTTAGATCAGTATCCCTGTCATTTTCTCCCTTCATCTTCAAGGCATTAGCAAGGAGTTCTGTAACTCCTATTACCTTAACTCCTGGCACCCAGTAGTCCATAAGGGTGGTCAGAGCTGCCCTGTCAATGGCGCATATACAGGCGAGCATATTAACATCGTATTTATTTTTCACATGCTTAACGGCATTTGCCCTCGGAAAACCGCCACGTAAGCGCAGCTCCATGTTTTCAGAGGCATTAAGGCCTGAGCCGCTGCCGCAACAAAAGGTCTTTTCACGGATTGTGTTTTCTGGCATCTCAAAGAAGTTATTGCATACCTTATTTATAATGTAGCGCGGCTCTTCTAAAAGCCCCATACCTCTTGACGGGTTACAGGAGTCGTGAAAGGTTACTTTGTAGTGGTCGTTTCTTGACGGGTCAATTTCAAGCTTGTTATGTTTTAAGAGGTCTGCTGTAAACTCTGAGATATGAACCATCTTTGTAGAGGCAGCATTTTCAAACACAGTACCGGTAATTGGGGAAACCGGAACCTGTAGAAAATCTGCCGGCCCGTTCCATGTATCCATGTACTGGTTTAGCACTCTCCACATGTGTCCGCACTCTCCGCCCAGTATCCACTTTACACCTAACCGCTTTGCCTCGGCATATATCTTTGAGTTTAGCCTTTTGCCCATTTCGTTTGACGTAAATGACCCGAAATTGCCACCCTCAGAAGCATAAGTGCTCCATGTGTAGTCAAGGCCTAACTCATGAAACAGCATTAAATAGCCCATGCAGGTATATGTACCTGGGTCGGCAAACAGGTCTCCTGATGGAGTTACAAATAGTATCTCAGCACCTTTTCTGTTAAAGGTCGGTTCTATTTTGATGCCTGTAATTTCCTCTATTTCATCTAACAGGAACTCAACACTGCTTGTGATAGTGTGGGGCTCAAGGCCAAGGTGGTTACCTTTCATGTAGCAATTAGCCACAGGACCAGCTATCCATTCGATGTTTAACCCTAACAGGTTAAGAAGCTCACGGGCTATCATTGTAATCTCAGCAGTGTCTATGCCATACGGACAAAACACGGAACACCTGCGGCATTCCGTGCACTGAAAGAAATAGTACCACCACTCCTTCAGCACATCCTCGGTAAGTTCCCTTGCCCCTGCAATCTTGCCCAGTATCTTACCAGCCGTTGTAAATTCCCTGCGATAAACAGACCTGAGCAGCTCAGCCCTCAGCACCGGCATATTTTTAGGGTCACCCGTGCCAAGAAAGAAATGGCACTTGTCAGCACATGCGCCACACCTTACACATATATCCATAAAGATGTGAAATGAACGGTATTTTTCAAGCCTTTCCGCCATTCCTTTTAGTACAATTTCCTGCCAGTTATCGGGTAGCTTCCAATCCGCCTCCGCTGACGACCACTTTCTTGGGTTTGGAAAGCCTACAGTTTTAAGACTGTTTTCGCTGGCACCATGACAGTACATACCTTTCCTCATTTGTACCGAAACAGACATCCAGTCCTCCTCAGGAGGCATATAATTTATCTTGGACAATTCATCTGGTTTTAAATTTGACATACCTACTCCTTTTCCAATGGCAGACCAACTGTCTTCATTTTATCCCTGAAATCATCTTCATACTCTTCATAAGTATGAACTTTAACAGGATAGTTCCACGGGTTTATGTGTCTAATCCTACGGCTGTTGTTAGGCATATTTCGTGTGGGGCTCAAAAATACGCCAGCAGCGTGCATTAACTTACTGAAAGGGAAATAGGCCAATAGAACACTCACTAAGAATAAGTGTATGTAGAATATTAGTCCTAAATCATGCGTAATGGTTGGTTTGAGGCTAAAGAGTCCAACGGTAAAAGCTTTTACAGAGATAATATCTACCTTCAGGATGTACCTCATTATCATCCCGGTTGTAGCAATAAAGAGAATCAGTAACAAAGGGAAATGATCATTAGGCAGAGAGAAATAGCTCACCTGAGGTATAACAACCCTTCTGAAAAACAAGTATGTAGCGGAAATCAGCAAAATCAATCCTGTCCAATACAAAACCGGTACACCTAACTGCATAAGGCCGTCCATGCCCTCAACTAAAGAAAGCGCCGATGGAATGGGATCCAGAAACAATCTTAAGTGTCTTACCAGCACTATAAGGAATGACCAATGAAACGCAAGGCCACCCAACCAAAGCCACTTGCTGGACTGGTGAATTAGGCGTCCTTCATCCTCCTTAAGAGCGGTGCTTGTGTTGCTAAACAGAGAGCGGAAAAGCAACACCTCTAAGGCCATTCTGACAATAACTTCAAGATTGTTTGAGGGATTATCAAACCTGTTTCGTTTAATCCAGGAAAAAGATTTCTGTTGCCCGCTTGTGGTTGGG
The Nitrospirota bacterium genome window above contains:
- a CDS encoding response regulator, yielding MSKRVLVVDDDEAARKFLSIVLEQNGYSVLLAENGEVGFKKAKEEKPDIIILDIMMPRKNGISTLQDLKSRKELRNIPVIILSSAMAFIEQARNEIDNEDIIKEMQGLLDSVDSKIDKFFLRFTSYRKMLLFERERMIEQFRDKDAKIKPYISLPELFLDKPVNPEELLEAVKGLLDELK
- the nrfD gene encoding polysulfide reductase NrfD, giving the protein MIEKALSGSKYYWAWICFLLAVILVGVACYIRQYHYGLGLTGMSRDVSWGFYIAQFTFFVGVAASAVMVVLPYYLHDFKRFGRITILGEFLAIPSVIMCMLFIFVDMGQPTRILNVILHPTPNSVMFWDMIVLSGYLMLNIVVGWVSLSAHYKLVHPPKWIKPLVFLSIPWAFSIHTVTAFLYAGLPARHFWLSAIMAVRFLSSAFASGPALLVLLCLLIKKITKFDPGDRAIKGLVTIVTYALIVSIFFVGLELFTAFYSHIPGHMQSFKYLYFGLESHGKLIPLMWFSTLLAITAVFMLLIPATRTNQVTLVIACIFVHVSLWIDKGFGFVIGGFVPNPLEKITEYWPTLNELLVTAGIWSIGLLILTALYRIAIVVKVELEA
- a CDS encoding response regulator, whose translation is MLKKSILVVDNEAVVSLHIRNLLQGWGYKVAATVSTGVDAIAIVEETPPDLILMDINIEGDIDGIETSKRIREKYNIPVIYLTAYADEAILRRVERTNPYGYILKPFHDSALYAAIKIALYNNMVEKDHVFQYQIQSVLNTILRISLEPISLTEQMDRILETIITLPWLKFESKGAIFLVKENAEVLQLKVQKGFSEELLIACNEVPFGKCLCGRAAAISKTVFADCIDDRHDITFDKMTQHGHFCVPIKLEGKLLGIFNLYLKDGHKKAHIEEEFLTAVSNTLAGIIARRGAEEALVKLKIQHELILNSAGEGIYGLNSNGMISFLNPAAAKMLGWTPGELLGKHNHSIIHHNYPDFSNCTDSDCHIHKTFKDGVVYRVNDKVFWRKDGSSFPVEYVSTPIFDENQQLVGAVVVFNDTSERKEAEEKQIRLLEELKQTNYMLKLSTEKIIQSEKMAALGQLVSGVAHEINTPIGSSVLSASHLQEKTREVHQLFHGNKLSKSKIEQYFDVALEDSDIIVKNLLRSSAMVKSFKMVSGDQTSHQRRIFKLKEYVEEIIMSLKPMIKKTPHKIHIHCDREIELDNYPGAIAQIMTNLIMNSFIHAFNEDFNGTINISIIENFNNVVLMFKDNGKGIPEGTLGKIFDPFFTTNRKGGNSGLGLHIVYNIVAQTLKGDIYCESVEGDGTTFVITIPKEVS
- a CDS encoding response regulator, with the translated sequence MKDTEDAYSFFEEDDRAGEAGTVRDFWKVLVVDDDAELQRATKSALAGFVFQDKELELLFAFSAAQAKLILCDNADTAVILLDVVMEDDLAGLNLVKYIRDELKNRYVRILLRTGQPGIAPEKSVIVDYDINGFLEKSDLTIQKLYTALITCLRSYRDIMDLEKAGKALAEEFQKRLEAEKIAAQQAQQAAMGLAISQIMHGAKNILNALKGGKYLIDSALKSNNVDLVKQGWDITKIGISRMETLTSDLLSLSRFNKLQLKPGSLNTLINEIVKSYEVKHTSTESKPVEITAETDETLPDVLFDQYALHTAVLNLLSNAVDACKDKIFTADDCEFGRVAVRTHFTGESCAVIEVEDNGCGIKQEDIARIYNLFYSTKHSRGNGLGLSITKKIIKEHGGKLDVYSEIGKGTTFQIKLPLAKKELLSKLV
- a CDS encoding potassium channel protein, whose product is MAVEGWNAFDSFYMVVITLATIGFQEVHPLSNEGRAFTIFLIFSGVGILAYNVNVALRALFEGEFQKILGRRKLEKKIKEIKDHYIICGFGRMGRIICKELRSCWVPFVVIDQEIAKPDEDEDYLFLAGDATHDEVLKMAGIERAKGIVSVLSTDANNLFVVLSARVLNPSLKIVARAVEESTELKLLRAGADRVVAPYNIGGLKIAQTILKPAVVDFLEFATLSGNIALQMEEIPVKGTSVFVERTVAETEIGRKFGIIIVAIKRSDGEMLFNPTHKTIIKTGDVLIALGEVNKLNEVEKLAGN
- a CDS encoding class II fructose-1,6-bisphosphate aldolase, translating into MGTVKYTELGLVNTKEMFKKAMEGHYAIPAYNFNNLEQLQAIVIGCVESKSPVIVQVSSGARKYANQTLLRYLAMGAVQMMKDMGGNIPIALHLDHGDTFELCKSCVDTGFSSVMIDGSHHPYDENVALTKKVVEYAHANNVTVEGELGVLAGIEDDVSSEVSHYTKPEEVEDFVKKTGVDSLAISIGTSHGAFKFKVKPGEEPPPLRFDILEEVQKRIPGFPIVLHGASSVIQEYVEMINKYGGKMDNAVGVSEEQLRRAASSNVCKINIDSDGRLAVTAIIRKVFAEKPGEFDPRKYLGPARDELVKMIKYKNEKVLGSAGKA